Proteins from one Corynebacterium testudinoris genomic window:
- a CDS encoding TM0106 family RecB-like putative nuclease codes for MLVAREAVQALLPQRRALGDGRSRRFLRVDIPGEDAFAAELATLEALAQRATLITGAVFSTAQWRVEVDILVRRPDGLYMPVIVSNHRVARAAQGHSTPVLATGRLGLGEPVEGQFRLRHHAIDGYRLGLAARALAEMDLDSGWGGTIGQDRTRAFLERTASFQPALDKALDLPLPRRPRRVKECATCRFRPLCDVELTELDDISLVLPGDRAEPFREQGITTVQELIDARWLGEPAALAKAWREGIPLLRRVDAVDAPRADVEIDVDMEAYLDQGAYLWGTFDGQDYRAFATWEPLGGDAEAENFARLWAWLEQKREQAHRDGVTFAAYCWSAHGENHWMRMSARRFGGRRFTDVTVPTEAEVVEFISSQEWVDMFDVVRRQLVGPYGLGLKVVAPVAGYTWADGDFDGEESVNARRVARGVDKQALETRSRLLRYNEDDCRATARVREWMRAGAPGTPLIRQYLDDEATGSPQRGEAESPRG; via the coding sequence ATGCTTGTGGCCCGGGAGGCGGTGCAGGCGTTGTTGCCGCAACGCCGCGCCCTCGGTGATGGCCGTTCGCGTCGGTTCTTAAGGGTCGACATTCCGGGGGAGGACGCGTTCGCCGCCGAGTTGGCCACGCTTGAAGCATTGGCGCAGCGGGCCACACTCATCACGGGTGCAGTGTTTAGCACTGCCCAGTGGCGCGTGGAGGTGGACATTCTGGTTCGGCGCCCGGATGGGTTGTACATGCCGGTGATTGTGAGCAATCATCGCGTGGCCCGGGCGGCGCAGGGGCACTCGACGCCGGTGCTGGCCACGGGTCGGCTGGGTTTGGGCGAGCCGGTGGAGGGGCAGTTCCGGCTGCGTCATCACGCTATTGATGGCTACCGCTTGGGGTTGGCGGCCCGCGCGCTGGCGGAGATGGATTTGGACAGTGGGTGGGGAGGGACGATCGGCCAGGATCGGACGAGGGCTTTCCTTGAGCGCACCGCGTCCTTCCAACCGGCGTTGGATAAGGCCCTGGACCTGCCGCTTCCGCGCCGACCCCGTCGCGTGAAGGAATGCGCCACGTGTCGCTTCCGCCCGCTCTGCGACGTGGAGTTGACCGAACTCGATGACATCAGTTTGGTCCTCCCGGGCGATCGCGCGGAGCCGTTCCGCGAGCAGGGCATCACCACCGTTCAAGAGCTTATCGACGCCCGCTGGCTCGGCGAGCCCGCCGCCCTCGCCAAAGCTTGGCGCGAGGGCATCCCCCTGCTGCGCAGGGTGGATGCCGTGGACGCCCCGCGGGCGGACGTGGAAATCGACGTCGATATGGAGGCCTACCTCGACCAGGGCGCGTACCTGTGGGGCACCTTCGACGGGCAGGACTACCGGGCCTTCGCCACGTGGGAACCCCTCGGTGGTGATGCCGAGGCAGAGAACTTCGCGCGGTTGTGGGCGTGGCTTGAGCAGAAACGGGAGCAGGCCCACCGGGACGGCGTGACCTTCGCCGCCTATTGTTGGTCCGCGCACGGGGAGAATCACTGGATGCGGATGAGCGCCCGGCGCTTCGGCGGGCGACGGTTCACAGACGTCACCGTCCCCACGGAAGCCGAGGTCGTGGAGTTCATTAGCTCGCAAGAGTGGGTGGACATGTTCGACGTGGTGCGCCGCCAACTCGTGGGACCCTACGGCCTGGGTCTGAAGGTCGTCGCGCCCGTGGCGGGGTACACGTGGGCGGACGGTGATTTCGACGGTGAGGAATCGGTGAATGCGCGCCGGGTGGCGCGGGGCGTCGATAAGCAGGCGCTGGAGACGCGCAGCCGTCTCCTGCGCTACAACGAAGACGACTGCCGAGCGACCGCGCGAGTCCGGGAGTGGATGCGGGCGGGCGCGCCCGGCACGCCGCTGATCAGGCAGTACCTCGACGATGAAGCGACAGGCTCACCGCAACGAGGAGAAGCAGAATCGCCGCGAGGGTGA
- the yidC gene encoding membrane protein insertase YidC has translation MVDSTVLEPFIYVVSGVLKLWHLLIHNVLGVNDSTAWAFALLGLVVTVRGLITPISWIQYMSSRRSIVMRPELAALNKEYETRTDKESVAELETKRKELRQRHNYNPLAGCLPMLIQIPIFFGLYRVVVQMSRPSETLEVPDGASVGLLNATEMRSFINAELFGYPLPAYVAMSEEHLAALGTTRDEVLQFVLPTLLLAVFFTMFNLFQTVRRNRLTMDWTSKISRVANKIILFMIPFIPIMLISFGLTGQAPVAIIAYWFANNLWTLAQTTLIRIRVDQLMPLSEEHQASTNEAKEAFLTELRERRTYRRGVRRRQALGAIQPWRIPEIRRELNAEKAERREKSTAEKAERKRIRKEQSAARTQLIKDKNERKRQERLAKKNGETTAKSSSPPEEPAASDEPSPEQSPKD, from the coding sequence ATGGTTGACTCGACTGTGCTGGAACCGTTTATTTATGTGGTCTCCGGGGTCCTGAAACTCTGGCATCTCCTCATCCACAACGTCCTCGGAGTCAACGACTCCACTGCGTGGGCATTCGCCTTGCTGGGCCTGGTGGTCACCGTCCGAGGCCTCATCACGCCGATCTCGTGGATCCAGTACATGTCCTCGCGGCGTTCCATCGTCATGCGCCCCGAGCTCGCCGCCTTGAACAAGGAATACGAGACCCGGACTGATAAAGAATCAGTCGCCGAGCTGGAGACGAAGCGCAAGGAGCTTCGCCAACGCCACAACTACAATCCGTTGGCCGGTTGTTTGCCCATGCTCATCCAGATCCCCATCTTCTTCGGGCTCTACCGGGTGGTCGTGCAGATGTCCCGGCCCTCCGAAACCCTCGAGGTACCGGATGGCGCCTCTGTAGGCCTGCTCAATGCCACCGAGATGCGCTCCTTTATCAACGCCGAGCTCTTCGGCTACCCGCTGCCGGCCTACGTGGCCATGTCGGAGGAACACCTAGCGGCCTTGGGAACCACCCGCGACGAGGTTTTGCAATTCGTCTTGCCCACGCTGCTGCTAGCGGTCTTCTTCACCATGTTCAACCTTTTCCAGACGGTGCGCCGCAACCGTTTGACCATGGATTGGACCTCGAAGATCTCCCGTGTGGCGAACAAGATCATCCTGTTCATGATCCCGTTCATCCCGATCATGCTCATCAGCTTCGGCCTGACCGGCCAGGCCCCCGTGGCCATCATCGCCTACTGGTTTGCCAACAACCTCTGGACGCTCGCCCAAACCACCCTCATCCGCATCCGAGTCGACCAACTCATGCCGCTATCGGAAGAGCACCAAGCGTCCACCAACGAAGCGAAGGAAGCCTTCCTCACCGAACTGCGGGAGAGACGCACCTACCGGCGCGGAGTGCGGCGTCGACAAGCTCTTGGCGCCATCCAACCGTGGAGGATCCCCGAGATCCGCCGCGAGCTCAACGCCGAAAAGGCGGAGCGGCGCGAGAAATCAACCGCCGAGAAAGCTGAGCGGAAACGGATCCGGAAAGAGCAATCCGCCGCGCGTACCCAGCTGATCAAAGATAAAAATGAGCGCAAGCGCCAAGAGCGCCTCGCCAAAAAGAATGGTGAAACGACGGCTAAATCGAGTAGTCCGCCGGAGGAGCCAGCAGCATCTGACGAGCCAAGTCCCGAGCAGTCTCCAAAGGACTAA
- a CDS encoding pseudouridine synthase, producing the protein MTLPIPSEEKAVACSRMASKFMNNRVSQQRVQRSPLPVRDGLTSTRARLPVDVPAMRAWDFVQHLITTQRHRHPADDSAALQERFDARLVVRRSGDPYEPDTMVQPGEDVFFYRMPAPEPLVPYGIDILYRDENLLVVDKPPFLATMPRGKHITETVTVRLRRSLDLPELVPAHRLDRLTSGVLLLTVRKEVRGAYQRLFADRAVTKTYEAIAPLRDLPVPQTWSSHMTKTPGDIQGFITPGEPNAHTTLLDVQPVSPDEHLTLASVHGPLEPQARYFLQPLTGRTHQLRLHMWAAGVPILGDPVYPRIHTEAEENFRVPMHLRASSLAFVDPLSGEECNFAAPSRLFPTMT; encoded by the coding sequence ATCACCTTACCGATACCCTCAGAGGAGAAAGCGGTAGCCTGTTCGAGGATGGCATCAAAGTTCATGAATAACAGGGTATCCCAACAACGCGTTCAGCGCTCGCCCTTGCCCGTCCGAGACGGGCTGACGTCCACGCGCGCCCGCCTACCGGTTGATGTGCCCGCGATGCGGGCATGGGATTTCGTGCAGCACCTCATCACTACTCAACGTCACCGGCACCCTGCCGACGACAGTGCCGCACTCCAAGAGCGTTTCGACGCCCGCCTCGTCGTCCGTCGATCCGGCGATCCTTACGAGCCGGACACGATGGTCCAGCCTGGTGAGGACGTCTTCTTCTACCGAATGCCAGCCCCCGAACCGCTCGTTCCCTACGGCATCGACATTCTCTACCGAGACGAGAACCTCCTTGTAGTGGACAAACCACCCTTCCTGGCCACCATGCCACGCGGAAAGCACATCACCGAGACCGTGACGGTGCGGCTCCGGCGTTCCCTGGATCTTCCCGAGCTCGTGCCCGCGCACCGCCTCGACCGCTTAACGTCCGGGGTACTGCTCCTCACGGTCCGTAAGGAAGTCCGTGGTGCCTACCAACGGCTCTTCGCCGATCGCGCCGTGACCAAAACCTACGAGGCCATTGCCCCGCTTCGCGACCTGCCGGTCCCGCAGACGTGGTCCTCCCATATGACTAAAACCCCCGGAGACATCCAAGGCTTTATCACTCCGGGCGAACCAAACGCGCATACAACGCTTCTCGACGTCCAGCCTGTCTCCCCCGACGAGCACCTCACCCTAGCGTCCGTCCATGGACCCCTGGAGCCCCAGGCCCGTTACTTCCTGCAGCCATTAACCGGCCGCACCCACCAACTCCGCCTCCACATGTGGGCCGCCGGCGTACCGATCCTCGGTGACCCCGTGTATCCGCGCATCCACACCGAGGCCGAGGAGAACTTCCGCGTCCCCATGCACTTGAGAGCGAGCTCGCTCGCCTTCGTCGATCCGTTGAGTGGCGAGGAGTGCAACTTCGCTGCTCCCTCGCGCCTGTTTCCCACCATGACCTAG
- a CDS encoding histone-like nucleoid-structuring protein Lsr2, which produces MARREITQYYDDIDGSPLSAEDVDSIRFALDGSQYVVDLSAKNAAAFREALAPYIKVASPAPALGRRGRGTGGVKRSNTRKVREWAREEGIAVSDRGTLPAHVYEAYDKAHS; this is translated from the coding sequence ATGGCACGCCGCGAAATCACCCAGTACTACGACGACATCGATGGTTCTCCGCTCTCCGCTGAGGACGTCGACTCCATTCGCTTCGCCCTCGATGGCTCGCAATACGTCGTTGATCTTTCCGCCAAGAACGCCGCCGCCTTCCGCGAGGCACTGGCCCCCTACATCAAGGTCGCCAGCCCGGCTCCGGCCCTCGGCCGCCGCGGCCGGGGCACCGGTGGAGTCAAGCGCTCCAACACCCGCAAGGTCCGCGAATGGGCCCGCGAGGAGGGAATCGCCGTTTCCGACCGCGGCACCCTGCCCGCACACGTCTACGAGGCCTACGACAAGGCCCACTCCTAA
- a CDS encoding GlsB/YeaQ/YmgE family stress response membrane protein, whose protein sequence is MLGLGIFGWIIIGGLAGWIASKIKGTDAQQGLLLNIIVGVIGGLLGGWLLSFFFDVAGGGIIFSFLTCLLGAVILLSIVQAVRK, encoded by the coding sequence ATGCTCGGTTTGGGAATCTTCGGTTGGATTATCATCGGCGGCCTCGCAGGCTGGATTGCTTCCAAGATCAAGGGCACCGACGCCCAGCAGGGCCTCCTGCTTAACATCATCGTCGGCGTTATCGGCGGCCTGCTTGGTGGTTGGCTGCTTAGCTTCTTCTTCGACGTGGCCGGTGGCGGAATTATCTTCAGCTTCCTGACCTGCCTCCTCGGCGCAGTCATCCTGCTGTCGATTGTGCAGGCAGTCCGCAAGTAG
- a CDS encoding DUF6474 family protein produces the protein MGIMKSIRKNRTKAKAEIKAAKARARQAVKEDAKLELRREKLLAKAEKDLLKREARGLKDRRKHERKMAENTLAQIKQGRINSANVRRWAGAARLALPLLLPLIYRAITAGREQVAEAKARKVGVSVDQLARFAGHGSELKARTHGVRQTLSEEQHSAGFVRDVKDRLDELDKAVDNAEFMTPEQRRRAHNTISRDIDAVTQEIQDRLRRP, from the coding sequence ATGGGCATTATGAAATCGATCCGCAAAAACCGCACAAAGGCTAAGGCAGAAATCAAGGCCGCCAAAGCCCGAGCCCGTCAAGCCGTCAAGGAAGACGCCAAGCTTGAGCTGCGCCGCGAGAAGCTACTCGCCAAAGCGGAAAAGGATCTGCTCAAGCGCGAGGCCCGCGGACTCAAAGATCGCCGCAAGCATGAGCGCAAGATGGCCGAAAACACCCTGGCCCAAATCAAGCAGGGTCGGATCAATTCTGCCAATGTCCGGCGATGGGCTGGCGCCGCCCGCCTGGCGCTGCCCCTGTTACTGCCGCTGATCTACCGCGCGATTACCGCCGGCCGTGAACAGGTCGCCGAAGCGAAGGCCCGAAAGGTCGGAGTTTCCGTGGACCAATTGGCCCGCTTTGCCGGGCACGGTTCCGAACTCAAAGCTCGCACCCACGGCGTGCGGCAGACACTGAGCGAAGAGCAGCACTCGGCGGGGTTTGTCCGCGATGTCAAGGATCGCCTCGATGAGCTGGACAAAGCCGTCGACAACGCGGAATTCATGACCCCGGAGCAGCGCCGCCGCGCGCACAACACTATCTCGCGCGATATTGACGCGGTAACTCAGGAGATTCAGGACCGTCTTCGCCGACCGTAA
- a CDS encoding sensor histidine kinase: METSLDSHPQDVEDESRERTPAPDEEVLTDGVHILTALLLIVALLSSIRLPFGEAALNLLLCSGFAVLYFYGSAQLPKWRESTQLLWLVGLTTLWILAMLVAPVGIYLVFSLFFLYLRVMDDVRGVASVLFATAVSVITQIPNGLTVGGVMGPAVSAAVVLAIHYAFRTMWRINREREELIDQLIATRTQLAETERAAGVVEERQRLAHEIHDTVAQGLSSIQLLLHSVERDIQGFGLPDEQTANPRRLLELARTTAAENLGETRAMIATLQPASLSETSLEGALERMSRSFAAAADVDISVIMEGQESQLPMRTETCLLRIAQSAVGNVAKHANASRCQVTVTYAPEEVRLDVVDNGEGFDPTEVEERPASLGHIGLDAMRQRAAEQGGVLEVESTPGFGTAVSVAIPVNTVTHTEATLTTTLDENPNDEEERWQA, from the coding sequence ATGGAGACCAGCCTAGATTCTCATCCACAAGATGTGGAGGATGAGTCCCGGGAGCGCACCCCTGCTCCCGATGAGGAAGTGTTGACCGATGGCGTCCACATTCTCACCGCATTGCTGTTGATCGTCGCGCTGCTGAGTTCCATTCGCCTGCCCTTCGGGGAGGCAGCGTTGAACCTGTTGCTGTGTTCCGGCTTCGCGGTGCTGTATTTCTATGGGTCGGCCCAGTTGCCGAAGTGGCGGGAATCGACCCAATTGCTGTGGTTGGTGGGGTTGACCACGTTGTGGATCTTGGCCATGTTGGTCGCCCCCGTGGGCATCTACTTGGTCTTTTCCCTGTTCTTTTTGTACCTGCGGGTGATGGATGATGTCCGGGGTGTGGCCTCGGTGCTCTTTGCCACCGCGGTATCGGTGATCACGCAAATTCCCAATGGGTTGACGGTCGGCGGCGTCATGGGGCCGGCGGTGTCGGCGGCGGTGGTCCTGGCCATTCACTACGCCTTCCGCACCATGTGGCGCATCAATCGGGAGCGCGAGGAGCTCATTGATCAGCTCATCGCGACCCGCACGCAGCTCGCGGAGACCGAACGGGCGGCAGGCGTGGTGGAGGAGCGCCAACGCCTGGCGCATGAGATCCATGACACCGTGGCCCAAGGGTTGTCCAGCATCCAGTTGCTGTTGCATTCCGTGGAGCGGGACATTCAGGGATTCGGCCTGCCGGACGAGCAGACCGCTAACCCCCGAAGGCTGTTGGAGCTCGCGCGCACTACCGCCGCGGAAAATCTCGGGGAGACCCGCGCGATGATCGCCACCCTGCAACCCGCCTCCCTGTCAGAGACGTCGCTGGAGGGTGCCTTAGAACGGATGTCCCGGAGTTTCGCGGCGGCCGCGGACGTGGACATCAGCGTCATCATGGAAGGCCAGGAATCGCAGCTGCCCATGCGGACGGAGACCTGCCTGTTGCGGATCGCCCAAAGCGCGGTCGGGAATGTGGCCAAACATGCCAATGCCAGTCGCTGCCAGGTGACGGTGACGTACGCGCCCGAGGAGGTGCGTCTCGACGTCGTGGACAATGGCGAAGGCTTTGACCCGACGGAAGTCGAGGAGCGGCCCGCCAGCCTCGGCCACATCGGCCTTGACGCGATGCGGCAGCGCGCCGCGGAACAGGGCGGCGTGCTGGAGGTCGAGTCGACGCCAGGATTCGGCACCGCAGTGTCGGTGGCCATCCCGGTGAACACCGTGACTCATACTGAGGCAACACTAACTACTACACTTGATGAAAACCCCAACGACGAAGAGGAAAGGTGGCAAGCATGA
- a CDS encoding response regulator yields the protein MIRVLLADDHEIVRMGLRAVLEDAEDIEVVGEVATAEAAIAAAQAGGIDVLLMDLRFGAGVEGTRVMNGAEATAEIKASMAKPPKVLVVTNYDTDADILGAIEAGAVGYMLKDAPPVELLAAVRSAAEGDSALSPVVADRLMTRVRTPRTSLTPRELEVLKLVSEGSSNREIGHTLMLSEATVKSHLVHIYDKLGVRSRTSAVAAAREQGML from the coding sequence ATGATCCGAGTGCTGCTGGCCGACGATCATGAAATTGTCCGGATGGGGCTGCGGGCCGTCCTCGAGGACGCCGAAGACATCGAAGTTGTGGGGGAAGTAGCGACGGCGGAAGCCGCCATCGCCGCCGCTCAAGCCGGCGGGATTGATGTGCTCCTCATGGATCTGCGGTTCGGGGCCGGGGTCGAAGGCACCCGGGTGATGAACGGGGCGGAAGCCACCGCAGAGATCAAAGCCTCCATGGCGAAGCCGCCCAAAGTGCTAGTGGTGACTAACTATGACACCGATGCGGATATTCTCGGCGCGATCGAGGCAGGAGCTGTCGGGTACATGCTCAAAGATGCCCCGCCGGTTGAGTTGCTCGCCGCCGTCCGCTCGGCAGCCGAAGGCGATTCGGCGCTGTCACCGGTGGTGGCGGATCGGCTGATGACGCGCGTGCGCACCCCTCGCACGTCGCTGACCCCCCGTGAGCTGGAAGTGCTCAAACTCGTGTCGGAGGGTTCCTCCAACCGGGAGATTGGGCATACCCTCATGTTGTCCGAGGCGACCGTGAAGTCTCACCTCGTCCACATCTATGACAAGTTGGGCGTGCGCTCCCGCACCTCCGCGGTGGCGGCGGCGCGGGAGCAGGGCATGCTCTAA
- a CDS encoding universal stress protein — translation MTKEDIVVVAVDGSEASHNAVRWAANTANKRGIPLRLASSYTMPQFLYAEGMVPPQELFDDLQSETMEKIDQARVIAHEIAPGIKIGHTIAEGSPIDMLLEMSKDVTMIVMGSRGLGGLSGMVMGSVSAAVVSHAECPVVVVRDDNPVQEATKYGPVVVGVDGSDVSQRATEIAFAEADARNCELVTVHTWMDMQVQASLAGLSAAQLQWEEVEREQIEMLSERLAPMTEKYPNVEVRKVITRDRPVRALVENSEGAQLLVVGSHGRGGFKGMLLGSTSRALLQSAPCPMMVVRPIDS, via the coding sequence ATGACTAAGGAAGACATTGTCGTCGTAGCAGTCGACGGCTCCGAGGCCTCACATAATGCTGTTCGTTGGGCCGCCAACACTGCTAACAAGCGCGGCATCCCGCTGCGTCTCGCGTCTTCGTACACCATGCCGCAGTTCCTCTACGCCGAGGGCATGGTTCCGCCGCAGGAGCTGTTCGATGACCTTCAGTCCGAGACGATGGAGAAGATCGACCAGGCTCGCGTCATAGCTCATGAGATCGCTCCTGGCATCAAGATCGGACACACGATCGCTGAAGGCTCCCCGATCGACATGCTGCTGGAGATGTCCAAGGACGTCACCATGATTGTCATGGGTTCCCGAGGCCTCGGTGGCCTGTCGGGCATGGTCATGGGTTCGGTGTCCGCCGCTGTTGTGTCCCACGCTGAGTGCCCCGTCGTGGTTGTCCGCGATGACAACCCGGTGCAGGAAGCCACGAAGTATGGCCCCGTCGTCGTGGGCGTGGATGGCTCTGATGTCTCCCAGCGGGCCACGGAAATCGCCTTCGCGGAGGCAGATGCCCGCAACTGCGAGCTCGTCACCGTGCACACCTGGATGGACATGCAGGTTCAGGCTTCTCTCGCGGGGCTCTCGGCAGCCCAGCTGCAGTGGGAAGAGGTGGAGCGTGAGCAGATTGAGATGCTCTCTGAGCGCCTCGCCCCGATGACGGAGAAGTACCCCAACGTTGAGGTACGCAAGGTGATCACCCGTGACCGCCCGGTCCGAGCGCTCGTGGAGAACTCTGAGGGGGCACAGTTGCTGGTCGTCGGTTCGCACGGCCGCGGTGGCTTCAAGGGCATGCTTTTGGGCTCCACGTCTCGTGCGCTGCTGCAGTCCGCACCGTGCCCGATGATGGTTGTTCGCCCGATCGATTCCTAA
- a CDS encoding TetR/AcrR family transcriptional regulator, whose translation MAPSTPKKKTTATRRRNRPSPRQRLLDSATNLFSTEGIRVIGIDRILREADVAKASLYSLFGSKDALVIAYLEALDEQSRQAWVDRTKTMADAEDKILAFFDMAIAEEPGKDFRGSYFQNAANEYPKPETDSERGIIVACLAHRTWMHQTMTDLLTAKNGYPSSTQANQLLIFLDGGLAGARFVRHVSPLETARDLARQMLLAPPADYSI comes from the coding sequence GTGGCACCCAGCACGCCCAAGAAGAAGACCACCGCTACTCGTCGGCGCAACCGTCCTAGCCCCCGCCAGCGCCTGCTGGATTCGGCGACTAATCTCTTTTCCACTGAGGGTATCCGGGTGATCGGCATCGATCGCATCCTCCGGGAGGCGGATGTCGCCAAGGCGTCGTTGTATTCGCTGTTTGGGTCAAAGGATGCGCTGGTGATCGCCTACCTGGAGGCACTGGACGAGCAGTCCCGGCAGGCCTGGGTGGATCGCACCAAGACGATGGCGGACGCCGAGGACAAGATCCTCGCGTTCTTCGACATGGCGATCGCGGAGGAACCGGGGAAGGATTTCCGTGGGTCCTATTTCCAAAACGCTGCCAATGAGTATCCGAAGCCGGAGACCGACTCCGAGCGGGGCATTATCGTTGCCTGTTTGGCCCATCGGACGTGGATGCACCAGACGATGACGGATCTATTGACCGCCAAGAATGGTTACCCGTCGTCGACGCAGGCCAACCAGCTGCTCATCTTCCTCGATGGTGGTCTGGCTGGTGCCCGTTTCGTGCGGCACGTTAGTCCTTTGGAGACTGCTCGGGACTTGGCTCGTCAGATGCTGCTGGCTCCTCCGGCGGACTACTCGATTTAG